Proteins encoded within one genomic window of Chlorobaculum sp. MV4-Y:
- a CDS encoding photosystem I reaction center subunit IX yields the protein MAEQVKPAGVKPKGTVPPPKGNAPAPKANGAPGGASVIKEQDAAKMRRFLFQRTETRSTKWYQIFDTEKIDDEQVVGGHLALLGVLGFIMAIYYISGIQVFPWGAPGFHDNWFYLTIKPRMVSLGIDTYSTKTADLEWAGTKLLLWAGYHFLAGSVLIFGGWRHWTHNLTNPFTGRCGNFRDFRFLGKFGDVVFSGTSAKSYKEALGPHAVYMSLLFLGWGIVMWAILGFAPIPDFQTINSETFMSFVFAVIFFALGIYWWNNPPNAAIHLNDDMKAAFSVHLTAIGYINIALGVIAFVAFQQPSFAPYYKELDKLVFYLYGEPFNRVSFNFVEQGGKVISGAKEFADFPAYAILPKNGESFGMSRVVINLITFNHIICGVLYVFAGVYHGGQYLLKIQLNGIYNQIKSIWITKGRDQEVQVKILGTVMALCFSTMLSVYAVIVWNTICELNIFGTNITMSFYWLKPLPIFQWMFADPSINDWVMAHVITAGSLFSLIALVRIAFFAHTSPLWDDLGLKKNSYSFPCLGPVYGGTCGVSIQDQLWFAMLWGIKGLSAVCWYIDGAWIASMMYGVPAADAKAWDSIAHLHHHYTSGIFYYFWTETVTIFSSSHLSTILMIGHLVWFISFAVWFEDRGSRLEGADIQTRTIRWLGKKFLNRDVNFRFPVLTISDSKLAGTFLYFGGTFMLVFLFLANGFYQTNSPLPPPVSHAAVSGQQMLAQLVDTLMKMIA from the coding sequence ATGGCTGAACAAGTGAAACCCGCAGGGGTTAAGCCAAAGGGGACAGTGCCTCCTCCCAAGGGGAACGCACCGGCTCCAAAGGCAAATGGCGCGCCAGGCGGAGCATCGGTCATTAAAGAACAGGATGCCGCCAAGATGAGACGTTTTCTGTTCCAGCGAACAGAAACACGCTCAACGAAGTGGTACCAGATCTTTGATACCGAAAAGATCGATGATGAGCAGGTGGTTGGCGGCCATCTTGCCTTGCTCGGTGTTCTGGGCTTCATCATGGCGATCTACTACATCTCGGGAATCCAGGTTTTTCCCTGGGGCGCTCCGGGTTTCCACGACAACTGGTTCTACCTGACCATCAAGCCAAGGATGGTCTCTCTCGGTATTGATACTTACAGCACCAAGACTGCCGACCTCGAATGGGCGGGCACCAAACTTCTGCTCTGGGCTGGCTATCATTTCCTTGCCGGTTCAGTGCTCATTTTTGGAGGATGGCGTCACTGGACGCACAATTTGACTAACCCCTTCACTGGCCGCTGCGGTAACTTCCGCGATTTCCGTTTCCTCGGCAAGTTCGGTGATGTGGTTTTCAGTGGCACCAGTGCAAAGTCGTACAAAGAGGCTCTCGGGCCACATGCCGTCTACATGTCGCTCCTCTTCCTTGGCTGGGGAATCGTAATGTGGGCTATTCTCGGTTTCGCTCCGATTCCGGATTTCCAGACGATCAACTCCGAGACTTTCATGTCGTTCGTCTTTGCCGTGATCTTCTTCGCTCTCGGCATTTACTGGTGGAACAACCCTCCGAATGCTGCCATTCACCTCAACGATGACATGAAAGCCGCCTTCTCGGTTCACCTCACCGCTATCGGCTACATCAACATCGCTCTTGGTGTTATCGCTTTCGTCGCGTTCCAGCAACCGTCGTTCGCTCCATATTACAAGGAACTCGACAAGCTCGTGTTCTATCTCTATGGCGAGCCGTTCAACCGCGTCAGCTTTAACTTTGTTGAGCAGGGCGGCAAGGTGATCTCCGGTGCCAAGGAGTTCGCGGATTTCCCGGCTTACGCTATTCTTCCCAAGAACGGCGAGTCGTTCGGTATGTCGAGGGTTGTGATCAACCTGATTACCTTTAACCACATCATCTGCGGCGTGCTCTATGTCTTCGCGGGTGTGTATCATGGCGGCCAGTATCTGCTCAAGATCCAGCTCAATGGTATCTACAACCAGATCAAGTCGATCTGGATCACCAAGGGGCGCGATCAGGAAGTTCAGGTCAAGATTCTCGGTACCGTCATGGCGCTTTGTTTCTCGACCATGCTTTCAGTTTATGCTGTTATTGTCTGGAACACCATCTGTGAGCTGAACATCTTCGGCACCAACATCACGATGTCGTTCTACTGGCTCAAGCCGCTGCCGATCTTCCAGTGGATGTTCGCCGATCCGAGTATCAACGACTGGGTGATGGCTCACGTTATCACAGCCGGTTCGCTCTTCTCGCTGATCGCTCTGGTTCGTATCGCCTTCTTTGCCCATACCTCTCCGCTGTGGGATGACCTGGGTCTGAAGAAGAACTCCTACTCCTTCCCTTGCCTTGGTCCGGTCTATGGTGGTACCTGCGGTGTCTCCATTCAGGACCAGCTCTGGTTTGCCATGCTTTGGGGTATCAAAGGTCTGTCCGCAGTCTGCTGGTACATCGATGGCGCATGGATCGCGTCGATGATGTACGGTGTGCCTGCTGCTGATGCAAAGGCTTGGGATTCGATTGCCCACCTGCATCATCACTACACCTCGGGTATCTTCTACTACTTCTGGACTGAGACCGTGACGATCTTCTCCAGCTCGCACCTCTCGACCATTCTTATGATTGGTCACCTGGTGTGGTTCATCAGCTTTGCTGTCTGGTTCGAGGATCGTGGTTCGCGTCTTGAAGGTGCTGACATCCAGACCCGTACTATCCGCTGGCTGGGCAAGAAGTTCCTCAACAGGGACGTGAACTTCCGATTCCCGGTTCTGACCATTTCGGACTCGAAGCTTGCCGGTACCTTCCTGTACTTTGGCGGTACCTTTATGCTTGTCTTCCTGTTCCTTGCCAACGGTTTCTATCAGACCAATTCGCCGCTGCCTCCTCCCGTCAGCCATGCGGCGGTGTCTGGACAGCAGATGCTGGCCCAGCTGGTCGATACGCTGATGAAAATGATTGCGTAA
- the dapF gene encoding diaminopimelate epimerase has protein sequence MHIDFTKMSGAGNDFIVIDNRQGVFNLTHEQVHAMCTRRTGIGADGLILIEASKTADFRMNYHNADGFPGTMCGNGGRCAVWFAHLIGIQPAGKHYRFEAGPSTYKAEVTGDESVRLHMLPPSDFRDGLQAGAWSCHFVDTGSPHAIAYVNNLDQLDVFTEGRNIRHNKELFPDGANVNFLEITAPDALSIRTFERGVEDETLACGTGTVAAALMSFRLGKVTSSPVRVKVRSGETLIVGFNEMMDEIYLEGPARAVYRGTITL, from the coding sequence ATGCACATTGATTTCACCAAAATGTCGGGAGCCGGCAACGACTTCATCGTCATCGACAATCGTCAGGGAGTTTTTAACCTGACCCATGAGCAGGTACACGCCATGTGCACCCGAAGAACCGGCATCGGGGCTGACGGCCTGATCCTCATCGAAGCCTCCAAAACAGCTGACTTCAGGATGAACTACCACAATGCTGATGGCTTTCCGGGGACGATGTGTGGTAACGGCGGACGATGCGCAGTCTGGTTTGCGCACCTCATCGGCATCCAGCCAGCAGGGAAACACTACCGTTTCGAAGCAGGCCCGAGCACATACAAAGCTGAAGTGACTGGCGACGAGTCGGTCAGACTGCACATGCTTCCGCCATCGGACTTCAGGGACGGATTGCAGGCTGGCGCCTGGAGCTGCCATTTCGTCGATACCGGCTCACCGCATGCGATCGCTTACGTCAACAACCTTGACCAGCTCGATGTATTTACCGAAGGCAGAAACATCCGCCACAACAAGGAGCTGTTCCCTGATGGCGCCAACGTCAACTTCCTTGAAATCACCGCTCCGGACGCGCTCAGCATCAGAACGTTCGAGCGTGGCGTCGAGGATGAAACCCTCGCCTGCGGCACCGGCACCGTAGCCGCTGCCCTGATGAGCTTCCGCCTGGGCAAGGTTACATCGTCGCCTGTCAGGGTAAAAGTCAGAAGCGGGGAAACACTGATAGTGGGATTCAATGAAATGATGGACGAGATATACCTTGAAGGCCCAGCCCGAGCAGTTTACCGGGGAACTATCACGCTGTAA
- the amrS gene encoding AmmeMemoRadiSam system radical SAM enzyme has protein sequence MHVANFYHVAPDGVLQCNLCRHYCRIRPRRTGLCRVRKNIDGSLFALTYGRAASQAADPVEKKPLYHFMPGTMTWSFGTPGCNFRCANCQNREISQTIPDESTPLTTPEEIVRNAMNAGCSSISCTYTEPTIFAEYALDVMQLARQTGLRNIWVSNGYLSPLCLKTVTPWLDAINVDLKSMDDAFYRRTCGARLDPVLDSLRQIRRSGIHLEITTLVIPGHSSDPAMLERLAGFIAHDLGTDVPWHIIPFYPEISWKMQDTPPTPVEAIEKAFEIGRKAGLSFIYAGNAHSDSFCDQCSARLLGRKANPFGDDRIERFNTGGRCPVCHARSPIRD, from the coding sequence ATGCATGTGGCAAACTTCTATCATGTGGCCCCAGACGGGGTGCTTCAGTGCAACCTCTGCCGTCACTACTGCCGCATCAGACCGAGGCGGACTGGCTTGTGCCGGGTGAGGAAAAACATCGACGGCAGTCTGTTCGCTCTCACCTATGGCCGGGCAGCTTCGCAAGCCGCCGATCCGGTGGAGAAAAAGCCACTCTACCATTTCATGCCGGGCACCATGACCTGGTCGTTCGGCACGCCCGGCTGCAACTTCAGATGCGCCAACTGCCAGAACCGGGAGATCAGCCAGACGATCCCCGACGAATCGACCCCGCTGACAACGCCGGAAGAGATTGTCCGCAACGCCATGAACGCCGGATGCTCTTCGATCTCCTGCACCTACACCGAACCGACCATCTTCGCCGAATATGCGCTCGACGTCATGCAACTTGCGCGGCAGACAGGTCTCCGAAACATTTGGGTCAGCAACGGCTATCTGTCGCCGTTGTGCCTCAAAACTGTCACCCCCTGGCTCGATGCGATCAACGTTGATCTGAAATCAATGGACGACGCCTTTTACCGGCGCACCTGCGGCGCTCGACTCGATCCCGTACTCGACAGCCTTCGGCAAATACGCCGAAGCGGTATTCACCTCGAAATCACTACTCTCGTCATTCCGGGCCATTCAAGCGATCCGGCCATGCTCGAACGGCTCGCCGGATTCATCGCGCACGACCTCGGAACCGACGTGCCCTGGCATATCATCCCGTTTTATCCGGAGATTTCATGGAAAATGCAGGATACTCCGCCAACTCCGGTTGAGGCGATTGAAAAAGCGTTTGAGATCGGGCGAAAAGCCGGATTGTCATTTATCTATGCGGGCAACGCACATAGCGATAGCTTTTGCGACCAATGCAGCGCCAGACTGCTCGGAAGAAAAGCGAACCCTTTTGGTGACGACCGGATAGAGCGATTCAACACTGGCGGCCGATGCCCTGTATGCCATGCCCGGTCACCGATACGCGATTGA
- the rd gene encoding rubredoxin, producing MQKWVCVPCGYEYDPADGDPESGIEPGTAFEDLPEDWVCPVCGVDKSFFEPVS from the coding sequence ATGCAGAAATGGGTTTGTGTTCCCTGCGGCTATGAATACGATCCGGCAGACGGCGATCCGGAAAGCGGTATCGAGCCCGGAACGGCTTTCGAAGATCTTCCGGAAGACTGGGTCTGCCCCGTGTGCGGCGTAGACAAGTCTTTCTTCGAACCGGTGTCCTGA